A region from the Vicia villosa cultivar HV-30 ecotype Madison, WI linkage group LG3, Vvil1.0, whole genome shotgun sequence genome encodes:
- the LOC131659019 gene encoding AT-hook motif nuclear-localized protein 23-like — MDKPQGSMNKPKPIKIEEDTNTTMKQILIKIPAGNDVVESIVNVALHHQANITVLKGSGLISDITFHNPVSHAYVFTLHGPFQMTSISGEYVNTNYGCVPSGLTDEPTYSSFSIFLTRGDGKVFGGVVQGKVKAAGDILITATLSNKSKSFRGGHHHLKYSRI; from the coding sequence ATGGATAAACCTCAAGGTTCTATGAACAAGCCTAAACCTATTAAGATTGAGGAAGACACTAATACCACTATGAAGCAAATTCTTATCAAAATTCCTGCTGGAAATGATGTAGTGGAATCCATCGTCAATGTTGCTTTGCATCATCAAGCTAATATCACAGTACTAAAAGGTAGTGGTCTTATCTCTGATATTACTTTTCATAACCCAGTGTCTCATGCCTATGTATTCACATTACATGGACCCTTTCAAATGACATCTATATCAGGAGAATATGTTAATACCAACTATGGTTGTGTTCCTTCCGGGCTCACCGATGAACCTACTTATTCCTCCTTTTCCATTTTCCTAACCCGTGGTGATGGAAAAGTTTTTGGTGGGGTTGTTCAAGGAAAGGTTAAGGCTGCAGGTGATATTCTAATCACCGCCACTCTTTCAAATAAGTCCAAGTCTTTTAGGGGAGGCCACCATCATTTGAAGTATTCAAGAATTTAA